In one window of Acidobacteriota bacterium DNA:
- a CDS encoding VWA domain-containing protein, translated as MMRPRLAMAALTLAAPLVLGGGILAREAGQEREQSRDGFRFRSGVDLVNVTATVTDRSGRFVGGLDADDFVLTEEGEPQTISHFSADRVPVSLGIAVDTSGSMAGEPWQSARIALERFLFDLLDPDDEIFLFRFADHPELVQSWTADRDRLARGLGRITPRGGTALYDTVAEAVPLAHSGTHRKKALLVISDGNDTSSATDPRSLLRLVQESEVLVYAIGLDQAERQWTRGPTPRVRLPIPIPFPIPGRRSPWPPSQPPTGGGGTWTRGGDQANIAALRELTDDSGGRTEVIRNASDLDPATASIADELSRQYYLGYETTRPKDGRWHEIQLRVRGHHDYIVRARRGYIAD; from the coding sequence ATGATGCGACCGCGTCTGGCCATGGCCGCGCTGACACTGGCGGCCCCGCTCGTCCTGGGCGGAGGGATTCTGGCGCGCGAAGCCGGGCAGGAGCGCGAGCAGTCGCGCGACGGGTTCCGGTTCCGCAGCGGCGTGGATCTCGTGAACGTCACCGCGACGGTCACCGACCGATCGGGACGTTTCGTCGGCGGCCTCGACGCCGACGACTTCGTGCTCACCGAGGAAGGCGAGCCGCAGACCATCTCGCACTTCAGCGCCGACCGCGTGCCGGTGAGCCTCGGCATCGCCGTCGACACGAGCGGCAGCATGGCGGGCGAGCCATGGCAGTCGGCGCGCATCGCGCTCGAGCGGTTCCTCTTCGACCTGCTCGACCCGGACGACGAGATCTTCCTGTTCCGCTTCGCCGACCACCCCGAGCTGGTGCAGTCGTGGACCGCCGATCGCGACAGGCTCGCGCGCGGCCTGGGACGCATCACGCCGCGTGGCGGCACGGCGCTCTACGACACGGTGGCCGAGGCCGTGCCGCTCGCGCACTCGGGCACGCACCGCAAGAAGGCCCTGCTCGTCATCTCGGACGGGAACGACACGAGCAGCGCGACCGATCCGCGCTCGCTCCTCAGGCTCGTGCAAGAGAGCGAGGTGCTCGTCTACGCCATCGGGCTCGATCAGGCGGAGCGGCAGTGGACGCGAGGGCCGACGCCGCGCGTGCGGCTGCCCATCCCCATCCCGTTCCCGATTCCCGGACGGCGAAGCCCGTGGCCGCCGTCGCAGCCGCCAACGGGCGGGGGCGGCACGTGGACGCGCGGCGGCGACCAGGCCAACATCGCCGCGCTTCGCGAGCTCACCGACGACAGCGGCGGGCGGACCGAGGTGATTCGCAACGCCTCGGACCTGGATCCGGCCACGGCGAGCATCGCCGACGAGTTGAGCCGCCAGTACTACCTGGGCTACGAGACGACGCGGCCCAAGGACGGACGCTGGCACGAGATTCAGCTTCGCGTGCGCGGCCACCACGACTACATCGTCCGCGCGCGGCGCGGGTACATCGCCGACTAG